Proteins encoded in a region of the Pieris brassicae chromosome 3, ilPieBrab1.1, whole genome shotgun sequence genome:
- the LOC123707579 gene encoding stress-associated endoplasmic reticulum protein 2 yields MAPKQRMRIANEIASKNITMRGNVPKTTKEKEDQYPVSPWLLALFIFVVCGSAVFQLIQSIRLA; encoded by the exons ATGGCACCAAAGCAGAGAATGCGCATTGCTAACGAAATTGCTAGCAAAAACATCACCATGAGAGGAAATGTACCAAAAACAACAAAG GAAAAGGAAGACCAATACCCTGTATCACCCTGGCTCCTAGCTCTCTTTATCTTCGTAGTATGCGGTTCTGCAGTCTTTCAACTCATACAATCCATAAGACTCGCCTAA